GACCGCGTGCGCCTCGGCGCTTACTTGTCTTCCGGCACCACCGTGATGCACGCCGGATTCGTGAACTTCAATGCCGGCACGCTCGGCGTTTCCATGGTCGAAGGCCGTGTTTCGCAAGGCGTGGTCGTGGGTGACGGTTCCGACATCGGCGGCGGTGCCTCCATCATGGGCACCTTGTCCGGTGGCGGCAAGCTGCGCAATTCCATCGGCGAGCACTCGCTGCTCGGCGCCAACGCCGGTATCGGCATCTCTCTGGGCGATAACTGCACCGTCGAAGCCGGTCTGTACATCACCGCCGGCACTAAGATCACCATCTGGGACAAGGCCAAGGCCGCCGCTGGCGAACCGCTGGAAGTGGTCAAGGGTGCTGAGCTCTCCGGCAAAGACAACATTCTGTTTATCCGCAACTCGGTGAACGGCCGCATCGAAGCCCGCTACCGCAAGGTGGGAATTAAGCTCAACGCCAAGCTGCACAAGAACTGAAATTGAAATAATGGAGCGTTATCTTCGTTGCCCCTCGGTCGACGTACCTTCGTACGCCTTCCCTCGGTGCGCCTCGATACCGCACACATTATTTCAATTTCAGAACTAGCCCTGCTAGTTCTTATGCAGCCGTCGCAGCATAGCTGGTTTGCGCTGTACATATAGAAAGCGCCTCACTGGAATCTCCAGCGAAGCGCTTTCTCAAACCAACAATCACCGCTCGTCCATCGGCACGAAATCGCGCTCGACCGGACCGGTGTAGACCTGGCGTGGGCGGCCGATCTTGGTATTCGGGTCGGCCAACATCTCACGGTACTGCGCAATCCAACCGGGAATGCGGCCCAGCGCGAACAGCGTGGTGAACATGGCCGGATCGAAGCCGATCGCCCGATAAATCAAGCCCGTGTAGAAGTCGACGTTCGGATACAGGTTGCGCGATACGAAATATTCGTCATTCAGCGCAATATCTTCAAGCTCGGTGGCCACGGCGAACAGCGCGCGCTCGTCAGACGGCAGCTTCTGCGTATCTTCGCGCTCCATGATCTTTTCCAGATACTTCCTGGCAATCGCCGCGCGCGGATCATACGACTTGTATACACGGTGGCCAAGGCCGGAAATCTTCTGGCCATTCTCCTTGGCATCACGCACGAACTCGGCCACAGACTTGCCGGAATCACGAATCGCCTTCAATTGGCGCAGTACGGCCTCATTCGCACCACCATGCAACGGACCAGACAGCGCATTGACGCCAGCGGCCACCGCCGAATACAGGTTGGCGTGGGCGGAACCGGCGATACGCACCACCGAGGTCGAGCAGTTCTGCTCATGGTCGGCATGAATAATCAACAAACGACCCAAAGCATGCACATACAGCGGGTCGGATTCAAACGGCTCGTACGGCACAGCGAAGCACATGCGCAGGAAGTCGTCCACATAGCCGCGCGCGTAATCGGGGTACAGCATCGGCTCATCGCGACGACGGCGGAAGATGTACGACACAATCGTACGGGCCTTGGCCATGATGATCTTGGCGGCCTCATCAAGCTGGTCGTTGTCAGAAATATCGGTGGTGTCCGGGTAGAACGTGGCCAGCGCATTGATGGCGGAGGCAAGCACGCTCATCGGGTGAGCGGAGCGCGGGAACGAACCCATGAAGGTACGGAAGTCTTCGCCAACCATCGTCTTGTGATTGATGTCCGCACAGAACTGCTCATACTCAGCCCTGCTCGGCAGCTCGCCGTGGCGCAGCAGCCACGCCACCTCCAGAAAATCGGAGTTCTCGCACAGTTGCTCGATGGGGTAACCGCAGTAGCGCAAAATCGAATGCTTGCCGTCGATGTAGGTGATTTTCGATTCGCACTGCGCGGTGGTGAGGAATCCGGGATCAAGCGTTACCCAGCCATCGTTGCGCAGTTTGGAAACGACGATGCCATCCGGCCCTGCACTAGCCTTAACCACGGGCAGGTTGAACTTGTTCGAATCGACATCAAGTTGTGCCGTTGCCATTCGCGCACCTTCCTCTTCATGAACCACTTACCCCAAACATTAACGTTCACGCGTTCGCGAACACTAGTGTTCGGTACTCTATGTCTTCTGTGTTACCGCTGGCGAATGCCGGTCGATACACGAAAGCCGAAGTGCGCTCATGCTATCAAAGCAAACGCACTTCGGCTTGTTACGTCTCGAATTCGCGGGAAAACCGCGAACAGACGGACGGCTAATGAGACGCTGATCGCCCATCACAGGCCAATCAGGCACCTACCATACGCCAAACGCCGATCAGAGGTTGGTGCGATCGGTGAAGACGATCGGGCCGTTCTCGGTGATGGCGATGGTGTGCTCGGAGTGGGCGCCGCGCGAGCCGTCGGAGGCACGCAGGGTCCAGCCGTCCTTCGGATCCTGGAAGATCTCGTCGGTGGTCTTGAGGAACCACGGTTCGATGGCGATGACCAGGCCTTCGCGCAGCTTGTAGCCGTGGTGGGCGCGGCCGTCGTTCGGCACGTGCGGGTCGCCGTGCATGATGTGGCCCACGCCGTGACCGCCGAACTCGAGGTTGATCGGGTAGCCGTATTCGCGCGCGACGTCGCCGATGGTGTTGGAGATGTCGCCGAGACGGTTGCCGGGCTTGGCCACGTCGATGGCGGCGGCGAGCGCTTCCTCAGTGCACTTGATGATGCGCAGGTCTTCGGGGTCCGGGTCTTTGCCGACCACGAAGCTGACGGCGGAATCGGCCACCCAGCCGTCCACAGAGATGGCGAGATCGAGGGAGACGAGGTCGCCGTCCTTCAGGCTGTAGTCGTACGGCACGCCGTGCAGCACGGCGTCGTTGACGGAGGTGCAGATGTAGTGGGCGAACGGGCCGGTGCCGAAGTCAGGAGCGTAGTCAACATAGCAGGATTCGGCGCCCTTGCGGTCCACGATCTTCTTGTGGACGAACTCGTCGATTTCGAGCAGGTTGGTACCAACTTTGGTGGTCTCCTGCAGTTCCTTCAGAATGCCGCCGACAAAACGACCAGCCGGCTTCATTTCCTCGATTTCACGAGGGGTTTTCAGTTCGATCATGAGATTCTTTCTACCTTGTTGAGACTTGTTCTCAACTCTAGACCAGCCCGAGGTCAACCGCCAGAAGCCTACCTGAAATCCACTCGCAGCCCATTAATAGCCAAGGCCGAGAAAAAGCGCCCGGCAGCACATAGCCTGCACGGGCGCTTTGGATTGATTGTCTGGGGACTGGTTGCATGAAGCGTGAGATTACTTGCGACGCTTGCCGAAAGTGAACGCGCGAATCACTGAAGTAATCCCCATCACCACCATGGCGCATCCGCCGAAGATAATCATGAATACGGCGGAGCTCAGCGGGCTCATCAGCACCACGAAGCCGGCGATAATCGAGATGATGGCATAGGCGATGGCCCAGCCGGAATGCGGGATACGCCACGATTCAACCAGCGACAGCACGCCTTCCATAATCCATCCGAAACCGACCATCAAAGTAATGAGTAATGCCAGCGTCTGACCGGTCATGCCGTAGTTGCGCACAACCACCACGCCGCCAAAGGTCAGCAGAATGCCGACGAACACGTCCAGCACACGCCAGCCGCCCGGCAGACCCGGCTCCACGAGAGCGCTGACGATGCGCACCACGCCGGAAATCACGAAATACACGCCGAGCAACAATGCGGCCAAAGCCAGCGTCTTGTTCGGCACCAGCAACAGCGCAGCGCCCAAGGCGATGGCGGCCACGCCCACCACGCCGTAAATGATGCGAATCTTGGTCTTGGCTTTTTCCGGCAGCCATTCCTCGATCAGGCGGAATGGACTGAAATTGCCGACATACCAGTTGGTCTGCTGCCAGCCGGGTTGACTTTGATCGCCCCATGGACCATTCGGCTGCCCGTCCGCTTGGCTATTCGATTGGCCGTCCGCCTGATACCGCCGACCGTCCGGCCCCCATGCCGGCTGGCCGTTCGGGTCATAGTTCGGATTGTAGGCGTACGGGCCGTAGTACGGGTTCTGGTTCGGTTCGCCTTGTGGCTGGCCGTTCTGCGCATGCTGATTCTGAGTGTCTTGCGCTCCCGGCGCACCTTGCGGAGGATATTGGCCGCCATGATTGCTGTCATACGCACCATACTGCGGTTGGCCCGGTTGACCCGCCGGATTCGGCTGGTTCGGCTGGCTCTGGTTGGGCTGGCCCGTCTGGCCATTCCACTGGTCCTCGTTCGGATTGCTCATCGTAACTCCTTAGCTCAAGGTCCATGTTCAGATTCCACATACTATGATAGACAAGTTGTCTAATTTGAACCATCACCACAATTAGGCAATCTGTCTAGTTCACTGACAGCGCAATGCCCATAACGCAATATCTGCACCATCAACGCTTCTCCCCCGCCGCGATTAGGCTTAGGGCCATGACCAACGAAACCGAAACGCTGACGTCGGGCATCGACCCGGCATCGTTCTCCTCCGTCATCAAGCCGACCAACGACCTGTTCCGCTACGTGAATGGCCCATGGATCGACACCTACCGATTGCCCGACGATCGTTCGCGCTACGGCTCCTTCGACAAGCTTGCCGAAGACGCCGAAAACCAAGTACGCGACATCCTCGACGCCGACGACTGCCCGGCTGTCAAGTCTGAGGCCCTGTACCGCTCATTCCTCAACACCGACGCCATAGAGGCCGCCGGGCTTGACCCAATCCGCGACGAGCTTGACCTCATCGATTCCGCCATCGACAAGGCCGCACTCACGCGCGTGCTCGGCACGATCAACCCAGCCGGCGGCCCCGATCTGTTCGGCTTGGCCGTTTACGGCGACCCGGGCGACCCGGACCGCAACATCGCCCACCTTGAGCAGGCCGGCCTTTGTCTGCCGGATGAAGCCTACTATCGCGAGGATCACTACGCTCCCGTGCGCGAAGCATACGTGGCGATGGTCGCCACCCAGCTGGTGAACGCCGGATACGCGCCCGCCGCCGAGTCCAACGGTGGCGATGAGCTGCCGTCCAACACCGGCGATGACGAGAGCAACGCTCCCGCCACGGTTCCCAGCGAAGCCGCGCTCGGCATGGCCCGCCACTTCCTTGCCGTGGAAACCAAGATCGCCGCCAACCATTGGGACAATGTGGCCACGCGCGACTCGGTGAAGACCTACAACCCCACCGATTACGCCGATCTGGCCGCCACGCTGAAAAACTTCGATCTCGGTTCTTGGATCGACGCTTGGCAGACCGCTTATGACGCCACCGAAGCCGCCAAGGCTCAGCCGATTGATTTCAAGTCTGTGTTCGCGCGCGTCATTGTGCACGAGCCGAGCTTCCTCACTGGTCTTGATGCGTTCTGGGCCGAGGCCGATCTGGCCGACCTTAAGCTGTGGGCCCGTGTTCACATGATTCTGGGCTTCGCCTCCTCCCTGTCTCGCGACTTCGACACCACCAACTTTGACTTCTACGGCAAGGTGCTCTCCGGTGCCAAGAAGCAGCGCGATCGTTGGAAGCGCGCGGTGAGCCTGGTCAACGGCATTTGTGGTGAAGATGTGGGCCGCGAATACGTGCGCCTGCACTTCCCCGAAAGCTCGAAGCGCCGCATGGAAGAGCTGGTCGCCAATCTGATTGACGCCTACCGCGTGTCCATCACCAATTCCGATTGGCTGGGCGAGGACACCAAGGCCAAGGCTCTGGAGAAGATCTCCAAGTTCACGCCGAAGATCGGCTACACCAACCACTGGCGCGATTATTCGGCGCTGAGTGTTTCCGCGGATGCGCTGCCCGCCGAGAACGCCAAGGCCGCGAACCTGTACGAGACCGGCTATCAGCTGGCCAAGGTCGGCAAGTCGGTCGACAAGGACGAATGGCTGATGAATCCGCAGACGGTGAACGCCTACTACGAGCCGAGCATGAACGTCATCGTGTTCCCGGCCGCGATTCTGCAGCCCCCGTTCTTCGACCCGAAGGCCGAGGATGCGGCGAATTATGGCGGTATCGGCGCAGTGATCGGACACGAGATCGGCCATGGCTTCGACGATCAGGGTTCGCAGTATGACGGCGACGGCAAGCTCAACAACTGGTGGACCGACGAGGATCGCAAGAACTTCGAGGCCCGCACCGGCGCATTGATCGCCCAGTACAACAGCTTTGTGCCGCTGCAGCTGGCAGAGAAGTACGCTGACGAGTCTGATAAGGCGCCGCACGTGAACGGCGCGCTGACCATCGGCGAGAACATCGGCGATTTGGGCGGCGTGAACATCGCGCTCAAGGCGTATGCATTCGCGCTCGGCAAGGCGGCAGGTAAGCCCGACGCCGAAGAAGACGGCTCCCCCGCCGCCATCAAGGCACTGCTCGATACCGCCCCCGAAATGGACGGATTCACCGGCCTGCAGCGCTTCTTCCTGAGCTACGCCTCCATCTGGCGCACCAAGAACCGCGACGAGCTGGCCGAACAGTACCTGCAGATCGACCCGCATTCTCCAGCCGAATTCCGCACCAACGGCATCGCCAGCAACGTGGACCTCTTCTACGATGCCTTTGGCGTGACCGAAGGCGACGCCATGTGGCTCGCGCCCAAGGACCGTGTGAGCATTTGGTAATCCCCGTTATGTAAGAGAAAACCGCTGTGCTTGCCTCGATTACAGGCGAACACAGCGGTTTTTCATGATGTATGGTTGGCACTCAGAATTCGGATTCGCTGGGATCGGAAGATTCGGCGAAACCGTCGACGTAGGTTTGTTGGGCTGCGGACTGTGGCTGATTAGCGCCAGCGTCCGGTTGCGACATGACGGCATCGGCCATGGACGCAGCCGCTGACTCGGTTGATGGCGACGGCGATTGGCCGGAATCGGAGGTGACCCCAAATTCGACGGGGCCAGATTCCGACGAGGTCGCATACGGGTCAATGCCCACACCGGATGCGGCACCGTCCACACTATATTGCGTTGGCCTCATGTGCGGTGACGATGCTCGTTGCCCGT
This DNA window, taken from Bifidobacterium longum subsp. longum JCM 1217, encodes the following:
- a CDS encoding citrate synthase, with the translated sequence MATAQLDVDSNKFNLPVVKASAGPDGIVVSKLRNDGWVTLDPGFLTTAQCESKITYIDGKHSILRYCGYPIEQLCENSDFLEVAWLLRHGELPSRAEYEQFCADINHKTMVGEDFRTFMGSFPRSAHPMSVLASAINALATFYPDTTDISDNDQLDEAAKIIMAKARTIVSYIFRRRRDEPMLYPDYARGYVDDFLRMCFAVPYEPFESDPLYVHALGRLLIIHADHEQNCSTSVVRIAGSAHANLYSAVAAGVNALSGPLHGGANEAVLRQLKAIRDSGKSVAEFVRDAKENGQKISGLGHRVYKSYDPRAAIARKYLEKIMEREDTQKLPSDERALFAVATELEDIALNDEYFVSRNLYPNVDFYTGLIYRAIGFDPAMFTTLFALGRIPGWIAQYREMLADPNTKIGRPRQVYTGPVERDFVPMDER
- the map gene encoding type I methionyl aminopeptidase produces the protein MIELKTPREIEEMKPAGRFVGGILKELQETTKVGTNLLEIDEFVHKKIVDRKGAESCYVDYAPDFGTGPFAHYICTSVNDAVLHGVPYDYSLKDGDLVSLDLAISVDGWVADSAVSFVVGKDPDPEDLRIIKCTEEALAAAIDVAKPGNRLGDISNTIGDVAREYGYPINLEFGGHGVGHIMHGDPHVPNDGRAHHGYKLREGLVIAIEPWFLKTTDEIFQDPKDGWTLRASDGSRGAHSEHTIAITENGPIVFTDRTNL
- a CDS encoding HdeD family acid-resistance protein encodes the protein MSNPNEDQWNGQTGQPNQSQPNQPNPAGQPGQPQYGAYDSNHGGQYPPQGAPGAQDTQNQHAQNGQPQGEPNQNPYYGPYAYNPNYDPNGQPAWGPDGRRYQADGQSNSQADGQPNGPWGDQSQPGWQQTNWYVGNFSPFRLIEEWLPEKAKTKIRIIYGVVGVAAIALGAALLLVPNKTLALAALLLGVYFVISGVVRIVSALVEPGLPGGWRVLDVFVGILLTFGGVVVVRNYGMTGQTLALLITLMVGFGWIMEGVLSLVESWRIPHSGWAIAYAIISIIAGFVVLMSPLSSAVFMIIFGGCAMVVMGITSVIRAFTFGKRRK
- a CDS encoding M13 family metallopeptidase, which translates into the protein MTNETETLTSGIDPASFSSVIKPTNDLFRYVNGPWIDTYRLPDDRSRYGSFDKLAEDAENQVRDILDADDCPAVKSEALYRSFLNTDAIEAAGLDPIRDELDLIDSAIDKAALTRVLGTINPAGGPDLFGLAVYGDPGDPDRNIAHLEQAGLCLPDEAYYREDHYAPVREAYVAMVATQLVNAGYAPAAESNGGDELPSNTGDDESNAPATVPSEAALGMARHFLAVETKIAANHWDNVATRDSVKTYNPTDYADLAATLKNFDLGSWIDAWQTAYDATEAAKAQPIDFKSVFARVIVHEPSFLTGLDAFWAEADLADLKLWARVHMILGFASSLSRDFDTTNFDFYGKVLSGAKKQRDRWKRAVSLVNGICGEDVGREYVRLHFPESSKRRMEELVANLIDAYRVSITNSDWLGEDTKAKALEKISKFTPKIGYTNHWRDYSALSVSADALPAENAKAANLYETGYQLAKVGKSVDKDEWLMNPQTVNAYYEPSMNVIVFPAAILQPPFFDPKAEDAANYGGIGAVIGHEIGHGFDDQGSQYDGDGKLNNWWTDEDRKNFEARTGALIAQYNSFVPLQLAEKYADESDKAPHVNGALTIGENIGDLGGVNIALKAYAFALGKAAGKPDAEEDGSPAAIKALLDTAPEMDGFTGLQRFFLSYASIWRTKNRDELAEQYLQIDPHSPAEFRTNGIASNVDLFYDAFGVTEGDAMWLAPKDRVSIW